One Mycolicibacterium goodii genomic region harbors:
- a CDS encoding acyl-CoA dehydrogenase family protein has product MTTTAEHLRNALDGRWRDVKNAMRENLSNEIFRPHYTPNTAIARAKVAEQLKIMAAAGAAEDGFRKEHGGNGNVGAAIAQIEMLAMSDLSLMVKAGVQWGLFGGAVENLGTERHHKEYVRRIIDLDLLGCFAMTETGHGSDVQSIETTATYDPSTQEFVIHSPTPTARKDYIGGAAETARVAAVFAQLITPDGVNHGVHCLVVPIRDDDGNDLPGVTTSDCHYKGGLPGVDNGRIVFDQVRVPRENLLNRYADVSPEGEYSSPIENPGRRFFTMLGTLIRGRVTVGGSAAAAARVALDIATRYALQRTQFSAPDDEHEVVIMDYLVHQRRLLPLIAKSYALQFAQNELVAKCHELQTSDDPDPEEQRELEARAAGLKAANTWHASTAIQEAREACGGAGYLAENRLIALRADTDVFTTFEGDNHVLTQLVAKELLTAYADDIKGMSPVEWVRFAANFAGERVLKRTAAQTIMQTILDARQDNEEEGSLFNRGTQVKMFEDREEYLLASVARRLQGKAKEMSAFDAFNAVQDHVLHAARAHIDRVILEAFVAGIDSCEDDTARELLSDVCDLYALSVIEEDKAWFIEHRFLSTERAKAVTRGINERCRTLRPHVETLVDGFGIPEQLRYAAMLDPAELLNG; this is encoded by the coding sequence ATGACCACCACCGCCGAACATCTGCGCAACGCACTCGACGGCCGCTGGCGCGACGTCAAGAACGCCATGCGGGAGAACCTGTCCAACGAGATCTTCCGGCCCCACTACACCCCCAACACCGCGATCGCTCGCGCCAAGGTTGCCGAACAGCTCAAGATCATGGCGGCCGCGGGCGCGGCCGAGGACGGCTTCCGCAAGGAGCACGGCGGCAACGGCAACGTCGGGGCCGCCATCGCCCAGATCGAGATGCTCGCCATGAGCGACCTGTCGTTGATGGTCAAGGCCGGTGTGCAGTGGGGCCTGTTCGGCGGGGCCGTCGAGAACCTGGGCACCGAACGTCACCACAAGGAGTACGTGCGCCGCATCATCGACCTGGACCTGCTGGGCTGTTTCGCGATGACCGAGACCGGCCACGGCAGCGACGTGCAGTCCATCGAGACCACCGCGACCTACGATCCGTCCACGCAGGAGTTCGTGATCCACTCGCCCACGCCGACCGCACGCAAGGACTACATCGGCGGCGCTGCCGAAACGGCCCGTGTGGCAGCGGTTTTCGCGCAGCTGATCACCCCGGACGGCGTGAACCACGGCGTGCACTGTCTGGTGGTGCCGATCCGCGACGACGACGGCAACGATCTTCCCGGAGTGACCACATCGGACTGCCACTACAAGGGTGGGCTGCCCGGTGTGGACAACGGCCGCATCGTGTTCGACCAGGTACGCGTGCCTCGCGAGAACTTGCTGAACCGCTATGCCGACGTCTCGCCGGAGGGTGAGTACAGCTCACCGATCGAGAATCCGGGCCGGCGGTTCTTCACGATGCTGGGCACGCTGATCCGCGGTCGGGTGACCGTGGGCGGCAGCGCGGCCGCCGCAGCCCGCGTCGCACTCGACATCGCGACGCGATACGCCTTGCAGCGCACGCAGTTCAGCGCACCCGACGACGAACACGAGGTCGTCATCATGGATTACCTGGTGCACCAGCGCCGGTTGCTGCCGTTGATCGCGAAATCCTATGCGCTGCAATTCGCCCAGAACGAGTTGGTGGCCAAATGCCATGAGCTGCAGACCTCCGACGATCCCGATCCCGAGGAACAGCGTGAACTGGAGGCCCGCGCCGCGGGTCTCAAAGCCGCCAACACCTGGCACGCCAGCACCGCCATCCAGGAGGCGCGTGAGGCCTGCGGCGGCGCAGGGTATCTCGCCGAGAACCGGCTGATCGCGCTGCGCGCCGACACCGACGTGTTCACGACGTTCGAAGGCGACAACCATGTGCTGACCCAGCTGGTCGCCAAGGAACTGCTCACCGCGTACGCCGACGACATCAAGGGTATGAGCCCAGTCGAATGGGTGCGTTTCGCCGCGAACTTCGCCGGCGAACGTGTGCTCAAACGCACTGCGGCACAGACCATCATGCAGACCATCCTCGACGCGCGCCAGGACAACGAGGAAGAGGGCAGCCTGTTCAACCGCGGCACCCAGGTCAAGATGTTCGAGGACCGCGAGGAGTACTTGCTGGCGTCGGTCGCACGTCGACTGCAGGGCAAGGCCAAGGAGATGTCGGCGTTCGACGCTTTCAACGCCGTGCAGGATCACGTGCTGCACGCCGCCAGGGCGCACATCGACCGGGTCATCCTGGAGGCCTTCGTCGCGGGCATCGACTCCTGCGAGGACGACACGGCCCGCGAACTGCTCTCGGATGTGTGTGACCTGTACGCGTTGTCGGTGATCGAGGAGGACAAGGCCTGGTTCATCGAGCACCGGTTCCTGTCCACCGAACGCGCCAAGGCCGTCACACGCGGCATCAACGAGCGCTGCCGTACGCTGCGTCCGCACGTCGAGACGCTCGTCGACGGGTTCGGCATCCCCGAGCAGTTGCGCTACGCGGCGATGCTCGACCCCGCGGAGCTTCTCAACGGCTAG
- a CDS encoding MarR family winged helix-turn-helix transcriptional regulator gives MSAPSVENVPVTYETELGADLLAVVARLNRLATQRTRLPLPYAQARLLSTIEDQGEARISDLALLDHCSQPTMTTQVRRLEEAGLVSRTADPGDARAVLIRITDKGKKTLNQARVDRAAAINPRLERLSDKDRQTLVEAVEVIRKILADVAEHPLPHEDQ, from the coding sequence ATGTCAGCGCCCAGCGTCGAGAATGTCCCGGTGACCTACGAAACCGAACTCGGCGCGGATCTGCTGGCAGTCGTCGCTCGCCTCAACCGGCTCGCGACACAGCGCACGCGGCTCCCGTTGCCGTACGCGCAGGCCCGGCTGTTGTCGACCATCGAGGATCAGGGCGAAGCCCGCATATCGGATCTCGCCCTGCTCGACCACTGCTCGCAGCCGACCATGACCACGCAGGTACGCCGCCTGGAAGAAGCCGGGCTGGTGTCGCGGACCGCCGACCCCGGTGACGCCCGCGCGGTGCTCATCCGCATCACCGACAAGGGAAAGAAAACCCTCAATCAGGCCAGGGTCGATCGCGCCGCCGCGATCAACCCCCGACTGGAACGGCTCAGCGACAAGGATCGCCAGACCCTCGTCGAGGCCGTCGAGGTCATCCGCAAAATCCTGGCCGACGTCGCAGAGCACCCCCTGCCACACGAAGACCAGTAA
- a CDS encoding VIT1/CCC1 transporter family protein — translation MTDSPRRTSPSGMPHSIDHTHADVSGGWLRAATFGAMDGLVSNTALIAGVAASASAQTVVLSGVAGLLAGAFSMALGEYTSVTTANEQIESEVRVERRSFKRHPQAERDELVGMLMEMGMTEDTAEKATEEIHRDETRALNFHLVQELGVDPREKPSPTTAAVSSFLMFAIGAVIPLIPYLLGFESLWAGLACGGVGLLIAGGVAARFTRKRMSVAALRQLALGGVAIAATYVVGTLIGTVTT, via the coding sequence ATGACTGATTCACCTCGGCGCACGTCGCCGTCGGGAATGCCGCATTCCATCGACCACACGCATGCCGACGTGTCGGGCGGGTGGTTGCGTGCCGCCACGTTCGGTGCGATGGACGGTCTGGTCAGCAACACCGCACTCATCGCGGGTGTGGCCGCCAGCGCCAGCGCGCAGACCGTGGTGCTCAGCGGCGTGGCGGGCCTGCTCGCGGGGGCGTTCTCGATGGCGCTGGGGGAGTACACGTCGGTGACGACGGCCAACGAGCAGATCGAATCCGAGGTGCGCGTGGAGCGTCGCTCGTTCAAGCGTCATCCGCAGGCCGAACGCGACGAGCTGGTCGGAATGCTCATGGAGATGGGGATGACGGAGGACACCGCCGAGAAGGCCACCGAGGAGATCCACCGCGACGAGACCCGCGCCCTGAACTTCCATCTCGTGCAGGAACTCGGCGTCGATCCCCGCGAGAAGCCGTCGCCGACCACCGCGGCCGTGTCGTCATTCCTGATGTTCGCGATCGGCGCGGTCATCCCGCTGATCCCGTATCTGCTCGGCTTCGAGTCGTTGTGGGCCGGGTTGGCGTGCGGCGGGGTGGGGCTGCTGATCGCCGGTGGGGTGGCCGCGCGGTTCACCCGTAAACGCATGTCGGTCGCGGCACTGCGGCAGTTGGCGCTCGGCGGTGTCGCGATCGCGGCGACCTACGTCGTGGGCACGCTGATCGGCACCGTCACCACCTGA
- a CDS encoding MFS transporter translates to MWRQPKAVWAVAFASVVAFMGIGLVDPILKPIADNLDATPSQVSLLFTSYMAVMGVAMLITGVVSSRIGPKRTLLLGLVVIIAGAGLAGMSDTVMEIVGWRALWGLGNALFIATALATIVNSAKGSVAQAIILYEAALGLGIAVGPLVGGVLGSISWRGPFFGVSALMALGLVVTAFLLPETPRPQHATTLVDPFRALRHRGLFGVGLTALLYNFGFFTLLAFTPFPLDMTAHQIGLIFFGWGVALAFTSVVVAPRLQHRFGTLPTLLVNLLVMSVTLVVMALGADNKVVLATSVVVAGLWCGINNTLITETVMKAAPVERGVASAAYSFMRFCGAAVAPWLAGVLGEQISVHLPYWVGAAAVAAGAAVLYVTRSHLTGVDAEESELDELTDEATAVTVGND, encoded by the coding sequence ATGTGGCGCCAACCCAAAGCTGTTTGGGCCGTTGCCTTCGCGTCCGTCGTCGCCTTCATGGGCATCGGACTCGTCGACCCGATCCTCAAACCCATCGCCGACAATCTGGACGCGACACCCTCACAGGTGTCCCTGCTGTTCACCAGCTACATGGCCGTGATGGGCGTCGCGATGCTGATCACTGGCGTGGTGTCGAGCCGCATCGGCCCCAAACGCACCCTGCTGCTCGGCCTGGTGGTGATCATCGCCGGCGCCGGTCTGGCCGGGATGAGCGACACCGTGATGGAGATCGTCGGTTGGCGCGCCCTGTGGGGGCTGGGCAACGCCCTGTTCATCGCGACAGCCTTGGCGACGATCGTGAACTCCGCGAAAGGGTCCGTCGCACAGGCGATCATCCTCTACGAGGCGGCCCTCGGCCTCGGCATCGCGGTGGGACCGCTGGTGGGCGGCGTGCTCGGGTCGATCTCGTGGCGCGGACCGTTCTTCGGGGTCTCGGCGCTCATGGCGCTCGGCCTCGTCGTCACTGCCTTCCTGCTGCCGGAGACCCCGCGCCCGCAGCACGCCACGACCCTGGTCGACCCCTTCCGCGCGCTGCGTCACCGCGGGCTGTTCGGGGTCGGACTGACCGCGCTGCTGTACAACTTCGGTTTCTTCACGCTGCTGGCGTTCACGCCGTTCCCGCTGGACATGACGGCCCACCAGATCGGGCTGATCTTCTTCGGCTGGGGTGTCGCGCTGGCGTTCACCTCGGTGGTGGTCGCACCGCGTCTGCAGCACCGCTTCGGCACGCTGCCGACACTGCTGGTGAACCTGCTGGTGATGTCGGTGACGCTCGTGGTGATGGCGCTCGGCGCGGACAACAAGGTCGTGCTGGCGACCTCGGTCGTGGTGGCCGGCCTGTGGTGCGGCATCAACAACACGCTGATCACCGAGACCGTCATGAAGGCCGCGCCCGTCGAGCGCGGTGTCGCCTCGGCCGCCTACAGCTTCATGCGGTTCTGCGGTGCCGCCGTCGCGCCGTGGCTGGCCGGGGTGCTCGGCGAGCAGATCAGCGTGCACCTGCCGTACTGGGTGGGTGCGGCCGCCGTGGCCGCCGGTGCCGCGGTGCTCTACGTGACCCGCTCACACCTCACGGGAGTCGACGCCGAGGAGAGCGAGCTCGACGAACTCACCGACGAGGCCACCGCGGTCACCGTCGGCAACGACTGA
- a CDS encoding ATP-binding cassette domain-containing protein, with amino-acid sequence MTANRPARASRRGLTPGELAQASVMAALCAATAIIAVVVPFAAGLSVLGTVPMGLLAYRYRLRVLLAATVAAGVIAFLIAGLGGMMTVFNCAYIGGLTGIVKRRGRGTPTVFAAAIVAGALFGAVIVAALLVLSRLRNLMFDTLTANIDGLAAVFARIPVLEDVAEPLKNMFATLLHYWPVLMLLMGISSITMVTMVGWWALSRVLGRLLGVPDVHKLDSPPEDGSIGPVPARLTDVRFRYPGADHDALGPVTMDLRVGEHVAVTGPNGSGKTTLMLVLAGREPTSGSVERAGAVGLGRMGGTAVVMQHPESQVLGTRVADDVVWGLPPGTTTDVDRLLSEVGLDGLAERDTGGLSGGELQRLAVAAALAREPSLLIADEITSMVDQQGRETLMNVVSGLTGRHRMSLVHITHYNSEAEIADRTVSLDGDGGAADSTDMVETSAVPTGSVNGHEPGVPVLELTGVGHEYANGTPWAKTALRDITFTVNEGDGVLIHGLNGSGKSTLAWIMAGLTVPTYGACLLDGAPVSEQVGAVALSFQAARLQLMRSSVAREIASAAGFSVHDRDRVNAALATVGLDPTLGERRIDQLSGGQMRRVVLAGLLARSPRALILDEPLAGLDASSQRGLLRLLEDLRRNNGMTVVVISHDFMGLEGLCPRTLHLRDGQLAPAPTTAGDPR; translated from the coding sequence ATGACCGCGAACCGACCGGCCAGAGCGTCTCGGCGCGGATTGACCCCCGGCGAGCTCGCGCAGGCCTCGGTGATGGCTGCGCTGTGCGCGGCCACCGCGATCATTGCGGTCGTCGTACCTTTCGCCGCGGGGCTGTCGGTGCTGGGGACCGTACCGATGGGCCTGCTGGCTTACCGGTACCGGCTGCGTGTGCTGCTCGCGGCGACCGTCGCGGCCGGGGTCATCGCGTTTCTGATCGCGGGCCTCGGCGGCATGATGACGGTCTTCAACTGCGCCTACATCGGCGGCCTGACCGGCATCGTCAAACGCCGCGGCCGGGGGACGCCCACGGTGTTCGCCGCCGCGATCGTGGCAGGTGCACTGTTCGGCGCCGTGATCGTCGCCGCGCTGCTGGTCCTGTCGCGCCTGCGCAACCTCATGTTCGACACCCTCACCGCCAACATCGACGGCCTGGCCGCGGTGTTCGCGCGGATCCCCGTCCTCGAGGACGTCGCCGAGCCGCTCAAGAACATGTTCGCGACCTTGCTGCACTACTGGCCGGTGCTGATGCTGCTGATGGGCATTTCCAGCATCACCATGGTCACGATGGTCGGCTGGTGGGCGCTGTCGCGCGTGCTGGGCCGGCTGCTCGGCGTCCCCGACGTCCACAAGCTCGACAGCCCGCCGGAAGACGGCTCGATCGGACCCGTTCCGGCGCGACTGACCGACGTGCGGTTCCGGTATCCCGGCGCCGACCACGACGCGCTCGGACCGGTGACGATGGATCTACGGGTCGGTGAGCACGTCGCGGTCACCGGACCCAACGGATCGGGCAAGACCACGCTGATGCTCGTACTCGCGGGCCGCGAACCGACCTCGGGTTCGGTCGAACGCGCGGGCGCGGTGGGTCTGGGCCGGATGGGCGGCACCGCGGTCGTCATGCAGCACCCGGAGAGCCAGGTGCTCGGCACCCGGGTCGCCGACGACGTGGTGTGGGGTCTGCCGCCGGGAACCACCACCGACGTCGACCGCCTGCTGTCGGAGGTCGGACTCGACGGTCTGGCCGAACGCGACACCGGCGGTCTGTCCGGGGGCGAACTGCAGCGGCTCGCCGTCGCCGCGGCGCTGGCGCGCGAACCCTCCCTGTTGATCGCCGACGAGATCACCAGCATGGTCGACCAGCAGGGCCGCGAGACGCTGATGAACGTGGTGTCCGGCCTCACCGGGCGGCACCGCATGTCGCTGGTGCACATCACGCACTACAACAGCGAGGCCGAGATCGCCGACCGCACCGTGAGCCTCGACGGTGACGGCGGCGCCGCCGACAGCACCGACATGGTCGAGACCTCGGCCGTGCCGACGGGATCGGTCAACGGCCACGAACCGGGTGTGCCGGTGCTCGAGCTGACCGGCGTCGGCCACGAGTACGCCAACGGAACACCCTGGGCGAAGACCGCGCTGCGCGACATCACGTTCACGGTCAACGAGGGCGACGGCGTGCTCATCCACGGCCTCAACGGCTCGGGAAAATCCACGCTGGCCTGGATCATGGCGGGTCTGACCGTGCCCACCTACGGCGCGTGCCTGCTCGACGGTGCGCCGGTGTCCGAACAGGTCGGCGCGGTGGCCCTGTCGTTCCAGGCGGCCCGGCTGCAGCTGATGCGCAGCAGCGTCGCGCGTGAGATCGCTTCGGCCGCCGGTTTCTCCGTCCACGACCGGGACCGGGTCAACGCTGCGCTGGCGACCGTGGGCCTCGACCCGACGCTGGGGGAGCGACGCATCGACCAGCTCTCCGGCGGCCAGATGCGCCGTGTCGTGCTTGCCGGCCTGTTGGCCCGGTCCCCGCGCGCGCTCATCCTCGACGAGCCGCTCGCCGGTCTCGACGCAAGCAGCCAGCGCGGGCTGCTGCGCCTGTTGGAGGACCTGCGCCGCAACAACGGAATGACCGTCGTGGTGATCTCCCATGACTTCATGGGCCTGGAAGGTCTGTGCCCGCGCACGCTGCACCTGCGCGACGGGCAACTCGCCCCGGCCCCGACGACCGCGGGAGACCCCCGATGA